One part of the Amaranthus tricolor cultivar Red isolate AtriRed21 chromosome 16, ASM2621246v1, whole genome shotgun sequence genome encodes these proteins:
- the LOC130802115 gene encoding LOW QUALITY PROTEIN: cytochrome b6-f complex subunit 4-like (The sequence of the model RefSeq protein was modified relative to this genomic sequence to represent the inferred CDS: deleted 1 base in 1 codon), which produces MGVTKKPDLNDPVLRAKLAKGMGHNYYGEPAWPNDLLYIFPVVILGTIACNVGLAVLEPSMIGEPADPFATPLEILPEWYFFPVFQILRTVPNKLLGVLLMVSVPAGLLTVPFLENVNKFQNPFRRPVATTVFLVGTVVALWLGIGATLPIDKSLTLGLF; this is translated from the exons ATGGGAGT AACAAAAAAACCTGACTTAAATGATCCTGTATTAAGAGCTAAATTAGCGAAAGGTATGGGGCATAATTATTATGGGGAGCCCGCATGGCCTAAtgatcttttatatatttttcctgTAGTGATTTTAGGTACTATTGCGTGTAACGTAGGATTAGCGGTTTTAGAACCATCAATGATTGGTGAGCCGGCGGATCCGTTTGCAACTCCTTTGGAAATATTACCTGAATGGTATTTCTTTCCTGTATTTCAAATACTTCGTACAGTACCAAATAAGTTATTAGGCGTTCTTTTAATGGTTTCAGTACCTGCGGGATTACTAACAGTTCCTTTTTTAGAGAATGTGAATAAATTCCAAAACCCATTTCGTCGTCCAGTAGCTACAACTGTT TTTTTGGTTGGTACTGTAGTAGCCCTTTGGTTAGGTATTGGAGCAACATTACCCATTGATAAATCCCTAACTTTAGGtcttttttaa